In a single window of the Luteibacter rhizovicinus DSM 16549 genome:
- a CDS encoding MMPL family transporter: MKSLSTSQRAGLFAFASLVACLLCAWLLFGRGTSPLQTDVLTLLPATERHPLAEDAVERLARASGDRMVLLVHDKDDDTAKDAARELGAALSPDPAFASVIAELPPFDLDQLVTPFLPFRFHLLTPEDRAALTTPGFDPVDALKRRLNQPFGANVGAKLTDDPFGWMQHWLDRQPWNRSALVPEDDLLTVRRDDGTYVLVIATLRGSSYDDVVQRRALAALERAEGAMAAKHPGTALLRTGAIFYAASARAGAEHDTHVVGIASTVGIALLLLLVFRSLRPLLIAFVSTALGVIGAIAATVLVFGQLHLLTLVFGAALLGEAVDYSIQYLCARANAGRQWNAERGVRQVRPALLLALATSLLGYSLLAVVPFPFLRQMAVFAITGMAVACASVFWLLPALAQKPARTPLAPGLVRLALGWQRIASGRRALLGVAMLCVVAIPGWLRLGHDDDIHLLISPPKALETQTATIRDVAGFGGGSQFWLVEGASAEEVLQREEALTDRLQAWVADGKLGGWTGLTAMLPSARRQASNIAALAPLFTPRERMTAWLGQAGFRADGSAGFVAAWPGRAFTLDDWLAMPAYTPFRYLWMSGGEHGVGSIVVPQGQDDANLLRAAADGLPGVSLVDKPASITALFGRYRGYADVWLGGALALVGLAFLWRYGVRAAWRVLLPPALGIVLSVAALGYLGEPLTLFHVMALMLVLGVGANYAVFLREGEPHVAHLPGAAYAGVLLSAVTALLSFGLLALSTMPALRHFGLTLLLGIGFTALLAPVSAPAPKNRTA; this comes from the coding sequence ATGAAGTCGCTCTCGACCTCGCAGCGCGCCGGCCTGTTCGCATTCGCGTCGCTGGTCGCCTGCCTGTTGTGCGCGTGGCTGTTGTTCGGTCGTGGCACGTCGCCACTGCAAACCGATGTGCTCACCCTGCTGCCCGCGACGGAGCGCCATCCGCTTGCCGAGGACGCCGTCGAGCGACTGGCCAGGGCCAGCGGCGATCGCATGGTGCTGCTCGTCCACGACAAGGACGACGACACGGCCAAGGACGCCGCACGCGAACTCGGCGCCGCGCTCAGCCCGGACCCTGCGTTCGCCTCGGTGATCGCGGAGCTGCCGCCGTTCGATCTCGACCAGCTGGTCACGCCCTTCCTGCCGTTTCGCTTCCACCTGCTGACGCCGGAAGACCGCGCCGCGTTGACGACACCCGGCTTCGACCCCGTCGATGCGCTCAAACGCCGTCTCAACCAACCTTTCGGCGCCAATGTCGGCGCGAAGCTCACCGACGATCCCTTCGGCTGGATGCAGCACTGGCTCGATCGCCAGCCGTGGAACCGCTCGGCCCTCGTGCCAGAGGACGACCTGCTTACCGTACGCCGCGACGACGGCACCTACGTGCTCGTCATCGCCACGCTCAGGGGTTCGTCGTACGACGACGTCGTGCAGCGCCGTGCGCTGGCGGCACTGGAGCGGGCGGAAGGCGCGATGGCGGCAAAGCACCCGGGTACGGCGCTGCTGCGCACCGGGGCGATCTTCTACGCCGCCTCGGCTCGCGCCGGGGCCGAGCACGATACGCATGTGGTCGGCATCGCTTCCACCGTAGGTATCGCGCTGCTGTTGCTCCTGGTATTCCGCTCGCTGCGACCGTTACTGATCGCCTTCGTCTCCACGGCGCTCGGTGTGATCGGCGCGATCGCCGCCACCGTGCTGGTCTTCGGCCAACTGCACCTGTTGACCCTGGTGTTCGGCGCGGCGCTGCTCGGCGAAGCGGTGGATTATTCGATCCAGTACCTGTGCGCGCGCGCCAACGCCGGCCGCCAGTGGAACGCCGAGCGCGGCGTACGCCAGGTACGTCCGGCCCTGCTGCTTGCGCTGGCAACGTCCCTTCTGGGCTATTCACTGCTCGCGGTCGTACCTTTCCCGTTCCTGCGCCAGATGGCCGTGTTCGCCATCACCGGCATGGCCGTGGCCTGCGCCAGCGTGTTCTGGCTGCTGCCGGCACTGGCACAGAAGCCTGCGCGGACGCCGCTCGCCCCGGGCCTCGTCCGGCTCGCCCTCGGCTGGCAACGCATTGCCTCGGGGCGACGCGCACTGCTCGGCGTGGCCATGCTTTGCGTGGTCGCCATACCGGGCTGGCTGCGTCTGGGCCACGACGACGATATCCATCTGCTCATCTCGCCGCCGAAGGCGCTGGAAACGCAGACAGCGACCATTCGCGACGTCGCCGGCTTCGGCGGTGGCAGTCAGTTCTGGCTGGTCGAAGGCGCCAGCGCCGAGGAAGTCCTCCAGCGCGAGGAGGCGCTGACCGACCGGCTGCAGGCCTGGGTCGCCGATGGCAAGCTCGGCGGCTGGACCGGGCTCACCGCGATGCTGCCGTCGGCGCGTCGGCAGGCATCGAACATCGCCGCGCTCGCGCCACTGTTCACGCCGCGCGAGCGCATGACCGCATGGCTGGGCCAGGCCGGCTTCCGCGCGGACGGGAGCGCCGGCTTCGTCGCGGCCTGGCCCGGCCGGGCATTCACGCTCGACGACTGGCTGGCCATGCCCGCTTACACGCCGTTTCGCTATCTGTGGATGAGCGGCGGCGAGCATGGCGTCGGCAGCATCGTCGTGCCGCAGGGCCAGGACGACGCAAACCTGCTTCGCGCGGCGGCCGATGGCCTGCCGGGCGTTTCGCTGGTCGACAAGCCGGCCAGCATCACCGCCCTGTTCGGGCGTTATCGCGGCTATGCCGACGTCTGGCTCGGCGGCGCACTGGCGCTCGTCGGACTGGCCTTCCTGTGGCGCTACGGGGTGCGCGCCGCGTGGCGCGTCCTGTTGCCGCCCGCCCTCGGCATCGTGCTCAGCGTGGCTGCACTGGGCTATCTCGGTGAACCCCTCACCCTGTTCCACGTCATGGCCTTGATGCTCGTCCTCGGCGTCGGCGCCAACTACGCGGTCTTCCTGCGTGAGGGCGAACCACATGTCGCCCACCTGCCGGGCGCGGCGTACGCCGGCGTCCTGCTCTCGGCGGTCACCGCCCTGCTTTCCTTCGGCCTGCTCGCGCTCAGCACGATGCCGGCCCTGAGACACTTTGGCCTCACCCTGCTCCTCGGGATCGGCTTCACCGCGCTGCTTGCGCCGGTAAGCGCCCCCGCACCGAAGAATCGAACCGCATGA
- a CDS encoding beta-ketoacyl-ACP synthase: MKRVVVTGIGGITPLGHDWTTIQARLRQFRNAVRRMHEWDYFDALNGRLGCPVDDFSLPSNWSRKHVRSMGRVAQLAVAASERALDDAGLLGNPDITDGRMGVAYGSSGGSIEPAKTIGRMLETGSMQGVTATSYIQMMAHTTAVNVGVFFGLKGRIITTSSACTSGSQAIGYGYEAIQNGKQTMMLCGGAEELSGPGAAVFDTLFATSTRNDTPQVTPRPFDAKRDGLVVGEGATTLVLEEYEHAVARGARIYAEIAGFGTNSDGQHITQPTRETMAAAMRMALADADLPPAAIGYVSAHGTATDRGDVAESHATADVLGTGVPISSMKSYVGHTLGACGAMEAWWAIEMMRGGWFAPTINLDAPDPECAPLDYLTGEGREIRTGYVMNNNFAFGGINTSLIFKACG, encoded by the coding sequence ATGAAACGCGTCGTCGTTACAGGCATCGGCGGCATCACCCCGCTCGGCCACGACTGGACCACCATCCAGGCGCGCCTGCGACAGTTCCGCAACGCCGTGCGCCGTATGCACGAATGGGATTACTTCGACGCGCTGAACGGACGACTCGGCTGCCCCGTCGACGATTTCAGCTTGCCGTCGAACTGGTCCAGGAAACACGTGCGCTCGATGGGCCGCGTGGCCCAGCTTGCTGTCGCCGCCAGCGAGCGTGCGCTCGACGATGCCGGTCTGCTTGGCAACCCCGACATCACCGATGGCCGCATGGGTGTGGCCTATGGCTCGTCCGGCGGCAGCATCGAGCCGGCGAAGACCATTGGGCGCATGCTCGAGACCGGCTCCATGCAAGGCGTCACCGCGACCAGCTACATCCAGATGATGGCCCACACCACGGCCGTGAACGTCGGCGTGTTCTTCGGCCTGAAGGGTCGCATCATCACCACGTCGAGCGCCTGCACGTCCGGCAGCCAGGCCATCGGCTATGGCTACGAAGCGATCCAGAACGGCAAGCAGACGATGATGCTCTGCGGCGGTGCCGAAGAGCTGTCCGGCCCCGGAGCCGCCGTGTTCGACACGTTATTCGCGACGAGCACGCGTAACGATACGCCACAGGTGACGCCGCGCCCGTTCGATGCGAAGCGCGACGGACTCGTCGTCGGCGAAGGTGCCACCACGCTGGTCCTCGAAGAATACGAACACGCCGTCGCACGCGGCGCACGCATCTACGCGGAGATCGCCGGCTTCGGCACCAACTCCGACGGTCAGCACATTACGCAACCCACACGGGAGACGATGGCTGCGGCCATGCGCATGGCGCTCGCCGATGCCGACCTGCCGCCCGCGGCGATCGGCTACGTGAGTGCGCACGGCACCGCGACCGATCGCGGTGATGTGGCGGAAAGCCATGCCACGGCGGACGTGCTCGGCACCGGCGTGCCGATCAGCTCGATGAAAAGCTACGTCGGCCACACCCTCGGCGCCTGCGGCGCGATGGAAGCCTGGTGGGCGATCGAGATGATGCGTGGCGGCTGGTTTGCGCCGACAATCAACCTGGATGCGCCTGACCCCGAATGTGCCCCGCTGGATTATCTCACCGGCGAGGGCCGCGAGATCCGCACCGGTTACGTGATGAACAACAACTTCGCCTTCGGCGGCATCAATACGTCGCTGATCTTCAAGGCCTGCGGCTGA
- a CDS encoding beta-ketoacyl-[acyl-carrier-protein] synthase family protein — protein MKRVVVTGMGAVSCLGPDRHALFDGLRERRAGFRDMPDFAALGMRCRVGAPADTGDLEPPHRKLRRYLPQAAEYAWHATREALDEAGLDDARIRERDVGIVMGASAALSEYEAGLDMFHARGISRLSPFIVPRSMGSAVAATLTHAFGFGGRGFTVSSACTSATHAIGQAMELIQLGRQEIVVCGGAEELHDKAAMCFDVMNALSTTSVAGERVACPYDADRDGIVLGGGAGVLVLESLDHARARGARILAELVGYGAASDPDGMVSPEAAGMADAMREAIDLAGVLPDYVNTHACATVHGDLAEWQALSQVFGERGHAVPPMSSIKGLTGHAPAAAGALDAIASIAMMEHGVLLGGATPLTRDAAFADAPLIDGELALPVDSVMSNTFGFGGSCAALVFRRYAGADA, from the coding sequence ATGAAGCGGGTCGTCGTCACCGGCATGGGTGCCGTGTCCTGTCTGGGCCCGGACCGTCATGCCTTGTTCGATGGCCTGCGCGAGCGCCGCGCGGGCTTTCGCGACATGCCCGATTTCGCCGCCCTGGGTATGCGCTGCCGCGTCGGCGCGCCTGCCGATACCGGCGACCTCGAGCCGCCCCATCGCAAGCTGCGTCGGTATCTGCCGCAGGCCGCGGAATACGCCTGGCACGCCACTCGCGAAGCGCTCGACGAAGCGGGGCTGGACGACGCCCGGATTCGCGAGCGCGACGTCGGCATCGTGATGGGCGCGTCGGCCGCCCTTTCCGAATACGAAGCGGGCCTGGACATGTTCCATGCGCGCGGCATCTCGCGCCTTTCGCCTTTCATCGTGCCGCGAAGCATGGGTAGCGCAGTGGCCGCCACGCTCACCCACGCCTTCGGCTTCGGCGGACGCGGCTTCACGGTCAGCTCGGCGTGCACGAGCGCGACGCATGCGATCGGCCAGGCGATGGAACTCATCCAGCTCGGGCGGCAGGAGATCGTCGTCTGCGGTGGCGCCGAAGAACTGCACGACAAGGCCGCGATGTGCTTCGACGTGATGAACGCGCTGTCGACGACGAGCGTGGCCGGCGAGCGGGTGGCCTGCCCTTACGACGCCGATCGCGATGGCATCGTCCTCGGCGGTGGTGCTGGCGTGCTGGTGCTGGAATCACTCGACCATGCACGTGCGCGCGGCGCGCGCATCCTGGCCGAACTCGTGGGCTACGGTGCGGCCTCGGACCCGGACGGGATGGTCAGCCCCGAGGCTGCCGGCATGGCCGACGCGATGCGCGAGGCCATCGACCTCGCCGGCGTGCTGCCCGACTACGTCAACACGCACGCCTGCGCCACCGTGCACGGCGATCTCGCCGAGTGGCAGGCGCTGAGCCAGGTCTTCGGCGAACGCGGCCACGCCGTGCCACCGATGTCCTCGATCAAGGGCCTGACCGGTCACGCTCCAGCCGCCGCCGGCGCCCTCGACGCCATCGCGTCGATCGCCATGATGGAGCACGGCGTACTGCTCGGCGGCGCGACACCGCTCACGCGCGATGCCGCCTTCGCCGATGCGCCCTTGATCGACGGTGAACTGGCCTTGCCCGTCGACAGCGTGATGTCGAACACCTTCGGCTTCGGCGGCAGCTGCGCCGCCCTGGTTTTCCGCCGTTACGCCGGGGCAGATGCATGA
- a CDS encoding beta-ketoacyl synthase chain length factor: MIELTIERWRAWAPGVDDPSDWAAWSASPRPLDDDGEQPSCDFVAPMQRRRLSRLARIVMHTAWPMCADDEQLPFVFASRHGETTRTFAMLDEIGREAPLSPTQFGLSVHNAIAGQWSILRGQRGESVAIAGEADTFEHAIVEAAALLGDGAPAVVVVIAEERPASAYDGWIDDVPFSYAVALRVSHADGSAEGPRWRLSLRGNTEGEPSAEGPHALRFVRALHDGAPLDHPWKTRRWTWQPVP; encoded by the coding sequence ATGATCGAGCTGACTATCGAGCGCTGGCGAGCGTGGGCGCCCGGCGTCGACGATCCCTCCGACTGGGCTGCGTGGTCGGCGTCGCCTCGCCCTCTGGACGACGACGGTGAGCAGCCCTCCTGCGACTTCGTCGCGCCGATGCAGCGCCGTCGCCTCAGTCGCCTCGCACGTATCGTGATGCATACGGCGTGGCCGATGTGCGCGGACGACGAGCAACTTCCTTTCGTCTTCGCCTCGCGACACGGCGAGACCACGCGCACCTTCGCCATGCTCGACGAGATCGGCCGCGAGGCGCCACTGTCGCCCACGCAGTTCGGACTGTCCGTGCACAACGCGATCGCCGGGCAGTGGTCGATCCTGCGCGGCCAGCGAGGCGAGTCCGTGGCGATCGCCGGTGAGGCCGATACCTTCGAGCATGCCATCGTCGAGGCCGCGGCCCTGCTGGGCGATGGCGCCCCGGCCGTGGTCGTCGTGATCGCCGAGGAACGCCCCGCATCAGCCTATGACGGCTGGATCGACGACGTACCGTTTTCCTACGCTGTCGCCCTGCGCGTCTCACACGCCGACGGATCGGCTGAGGGTCCGCGCTGGCGGCTGTCGCTTCGTGGTAATACGGAAGGTGAACCGTCGGCAGAGGGCCCGCATGCCCTGCGTTTCGTTCGCGCACTGCACGACGGCGCGCCCCTCGACCACCCGTGGAAGACACGACGATGGACATGGCAGCCGGTACCGTGA
- a CDS encoding lysophospholipid acyltransferase family protein codes for MAAGTVTRRGDFWAWRFLCTALSFALFGLGGIVLRVAVLPFVLAWPGPEAVRRRRARRTVGRAFWLHSQFMYRTGTVAFRFDGVERLGLPGQMIVANHPSLIDVVYLLGHVPEANCVVKHSLWKNPCMRGPVSAAGYISNDGSAEMLDRAADVLRDGQTLIIFPEGTRTTPGKDPVFHRGAAAIAVRGARIVTPVFISVVPTTLTKAEPWYRVPRRRVHVHIRVGDDIPVAAFSEHAPGPIASRRLNEHLHHLYARELKA; via the coding sequence ATGGCAGCCGGTACCGTGACCCGCCGAGGCGATTTCTGGGCCTGGCGCTTCCTCTGCACCGCCCTGAGTTTCGCCCTGTTCGGCCTCGGTGGCATCGTGCTCCGCGTGGCCGTGCTGCCCTTCGTCCTCGCCTGGCCCGGACCGGAGGCCGTGCGCCGGCGGCGCGCGCGGCGAACGGTAGGCCGCGCGTTCTGGCTGCACTCGCAGTTCATGTACCGGACGGGCACGGTCGCCTTTCGCTTCGATGGCGTGGAACGCCTTGGCCTGCCCGGCCAGATGATCGTCGCCAATCACCCTTCCCTGATCGATGTGGTCTACCTGCTCGGCCACGTGCCGGAAGCCAATTGCGTGGTCAAGCACAGCCTGTGGAAGAACCCGTGCATGCGTGGTCCTGTCAGCGCGGCCGGTTACATCAGCAACGACGGTAGCGCCGAGATGCTCGACCGCGCCGCCGATGTGCTCCGCGACGGCCAGACGCTGATCATCTTTCCCGAAGGCACGCGCACCACGCCCGGCAAGGATCCCGTTTTTCACCGCGGTGCCGCTGCCATCGCGGTGCGCGGTGCCCGCATCGTGACTCCGGTGTTCATCTCGGTGGTACCGACCACGCTGACCAAGGCCGAGCCCTGGTACAGGGTGCCGCGCCGCCGCGTGCATGTGCATATCCGCGTCGGCGACGATATTCCGGTGGCGGCCTTCAGCGAACACGCTCCCGGGCCGATAGCCTCGCGTCGCCTCAACGAACATCTCCATCACCTCTACGCCAGGGAACTCAAGGCATGA
- a CDS encoding phosphopantetheine-binding protein — MNDLERDIAGLIIETLALDHLKVDDITVDQPLFGQGLGLDSVDALELALALQQRYGLKIASDSRDARRHFETVSSLAHYVEANRAPCAS, encoded by the coding sequence ATGAACGACCTCGAACGGGATATCGCCGGACTCATCATCGAAACCCTCGCCCTCGACCACCTGAAAGTGGACGACATCACCGTGGACCAACCCTTGTTCGGCCAGGGGCTCGGTCTGGACTCGGTCGATGCGCTGGAACTCGCCCTCGCGCTGCAACAGCGTTACGGCCTGAAAATCGCCTCGGATTCGCGTGACGCGCGGCGTCATTTCGAAACGGTGTCGAGCCTCGCCCACTACGTCGAAGCGAACCGGGCCCCATGCGCAAGCTGA
- a CDS encoding glycosyl transferase, whose amino-acid sequence MPDAAATHWAAKRERGSFLGMKLTSIAVRLLGRRPVAPVIYLIVLYFFVTGRGTRRIVADYQQRLAAWSGRADLFPRTGPVLAQYLAFGECMLDRFDVWRGKLCLSSVDMDDPDGVRDALRSGGRGQLLVCTHLGNLDVCRAMAEIGEGVALNVLMHLPNAAHFNRLLGESGDRRLRLMHVGDLDTAAMMDLSQRLERGEWVAIAGDRVPEHGGRRVNADFLGAPAAFPQGPWLMAAMLRCPVNLVCCLKRAGRYTIHLRRFDDASTWERSTRDAAIAGAVTRYAAWLAQHCLAAPLQWFNFHAYWHGTNGAPDAR is encoded by the coding sequence ATGCCTGATGCCGCCGCCACACACTGGGCCGCCAAAAGGGAGCGCGGGAGCTTTCTCGGCATGAAGCTCACCTCGATCGCCGTGCGCCTGCTCGGGCGTCGACCGGTCGCGCCGGTGATCTATCTCATCGTGCTGTACTTCTTCGTGACCGGTCGCGGCACGCGGCGCATCGTCGCCGACTACCAGCAGCGACTGGCGGCCTGGAGCGGACGCGCCGACCTCTTTCCGCGCACGGGTCCCGTGCTTGCCCAGTACCTCGCCTTCGGCGAATGCATGCTCGATCGTTTCGACGTCTGGCGGGGCAAGCTGTGCCTGTCCTCGGTCGACATGGACGATCCCGACGGGGTGCGCGATGCCCTCCGTTCGGGCGGCCGCGGGCAGCTGCTGGTCTGCACCCACCTGGGCAACCTGGACGTGTGCCGGGCCATGGCCGAGATCGGCGAAGGCGTCGCGCTGAACGTGCTCATGCACCTGCCGAACGCGGCGCACTTCAACCGCCTGCTCGGCGAATCGGGCGACCGTCGCCTGCGCCTGATGCATGTCGGCGACCTCGATACCGCCGCGATGATGGACTTGTCGCAACGCCTGGAGCGCGGGGAATGGGTCGCCATCGCCGGCGACCGCGTCCCCGAACATGGCGGTCGCCGCGTGAACGCCGATTTCCTCGGCGCGCCGGCCGCCTTTCCGCAAGGCCCCTGGTTGATGGCCGCCATGCTGCGATGCCCGGTCAACCTGGTCTGTTGCCTCAAGCGCGCAGGCCGTTACACGATCCACCTGCGCCGATTCGACGACGCTTCCACGTGGGAGCGTTCGACACGCGATGCCGCCATTGCCGGCGCCGTCACCCGTTATGCCGCGTGGCTCGCCCAGCATTGCCTCGCTGCGCCGCTGCAATGGTTCAATTTCCACGCGTACTGGCACGGTACGAACGGAGCCCCCGATGCGCGCTAA
- a CDS encoding acyl-CoA thioesterase produces MRANGVFAVDTELTVPFFDVDSMEVVWHGHYVKYLEIARCALLDALGHGYVRMKDTGYAWPIIDLQLRYARAARFGQALVVRAELVEWQNRLKIHYTLSDAASGERLTRASTIQVAVKLADGEMQLVSPSVFIDDIERHLARHSSP; encoded by the coding sequence ATGCGCGCTAACGGTGTATTCGCCGTCGATACCGAGCTGACCGTTCCCTTCTTCGATGTCGATTCGATGGAGGTCGTCTGGCACGGCCACTATGTGAAGTATCTCGAGATCGCGCGTTGTGCCTTGCTCGATGCGCTCGGCCACGGCTATGTACGCATGAAGGACACGGGTTATGCGTGGCCGATCATCGACCTGCAGCTGCGCTACGCGCGAGCCGCGCGCTTCGGCCAGGCCCTGGTCGTGCGCGCCGAACTGGTCGAATGGCAGAACCGCCTGAAAATTCACTACACCCTCAGCGACGCCGCCAGCGGCGAGCGACTGACCCGGGCCAGCACCATCCAGGTCGCGGTCAAGCTCGCCGACGGCGAGATGCAGCTGGTCTCCCCTTCCGTTTTCATCGACGACATCGAGCGCCATCTGGCGCGTCATTCGTCACCCTGA
- a CDS encoding class I SAM-dependent methyltransferase yields the protein MKYASATYVEETRIGFVFLRTHTWQHHVLRVAINDLKRLAGEPVPQGGTLLDVGCGQGRSFRYLRDVFAPTRMLGLDADPHSIDLSREETAREGIDVELFTSDCARIDLADASVDTVFCHQTFHHLVEQERALDEFWRVLKPGGLLLFAESTKAYIDSWVIRWFFRHPMHVQKTADEYVAMLRARGFVFTDAQVSLPYLWWSRAKDFGLLERWGIKAAPPVGKREETLVNVAARKPG from the coding sequence ATGAAGTACGCCAGCGCCACTTATGTCGAGGAAACCCGGATCGGTTTCGTCTTCCTGCGCACCCATACCTGGCAGCACCACGTACTGCGGGTGGCCATCAATGACCTCAAGCGCCTGGCCGGCGAACCCGTGCCGCAGGGTGGCACGCTGCTCGATGTCGGCTGTGGCCAGGGTCGCTCGTTCCGGTATCTGCGTGACGTGTTCGCCCCCACGCGCATGCTCGGTCTGGATGCGGATCCACACAGTATCGACCTGTCCCGTGAAGAGACCGCGCGTGAAGGCATCGACGTGGAGCTGTTCACGAGTGACTGCGCACGCATCGACCTTGCCGACGCCAGCGTCGACACGGTCTTCTGTCACCAGACCTTCCATCACCTGGTCGAGCAGGAACGCGCGCTCGACGAGTTCTGGCGCGTGCTCAAGCCGGGCGGGCTGCTGCTGTTCGCCGAGTCCACCAAGGCGTACATCGACAGCTGGGTGATCCGCTGGTTCTTCCGCCACCCGATGCACGTGCAGAAGACGGCCGACGAGTATGTCGCGATGCTGCGCGCCCGCGGGTTCGTCTTCACGGATGCTCAGGTGTCCTTGCCCTATCTCTGGTGGAGCCGGGCAAAAGATTTCGGCCTGCTGGAACGCTGGGGCATCAAGGCCGCGCCGCCCGTGGGCAAGCGCGAGGAGACCCTGGTAAACGTTGCCGCGCGCAAGCCGGGCTGA
- a CDS encoding beta-ketoacyl-[acyl-carrier-protein] synthase family protein — protein sequence MTTYLNALGVVCSLGAGKQPVAEALFHAADHGIGDLDGWVPGQTLPVGRASATLPQLPAELSHRDTRNNRLLLLAAQEIEADLRNAIAGFGAERVGIVIGTSTTGIEEATCSIATRGRTGAWPEDYRYTDQELGAPAAFLAEWLGVAGPAYGISTACTSGARALLSAQRLLKAGLCDAVICGGADTLCRLATNGFHALEATAAARCRPFSRLRDGINIGEAAAVFLMTRENAPVAFLGGGASSDAYHMSSPEPEGRGATDAMARALSSAGLDAGMIDYVNLHGTATEHNDAMESRAIAATFGRPVPCSSTKALTGHTLGAAGALEAAFCWLALTDRQRRLPPHVWDGEVDPSLPPLAFTDRDSRLSPGRRHLMSNSFAFGGNNASLILANAP from the coding sequence ATGACGACCTACCTGAACGCCCTTGGTGTCGTGTGCTCGCTCGGTGCGGGCAAGCAGCCGGTGGCAGAAGCGCTGTTCCACGCCGCCGATCACGGCATAGGCGATCTGGACGGCTGGGTGCCGGGACAGACGCTTCCCGTCGGCCGAGCCTCCGCCACGCTGCCCCAGCTTCCCGCAGAACTCTCGCACCGAGACACGCGCAACAACCGCCTGCTGCTGCTCGCCGCGCAAGAGATCGAGGCGGACCTCCGCAACGCGATCGCAGGCTTCGGCGCCGAGCGCGTCGGTATTGTCATCGGCACCAGCACCACCGGCATCGAGGAAGCGACGTGTAGCATCGCGACGCGTGGCCGGACGGGGGCGTGGCCGGAGGACTATCGGTATACCGACCAGGAGCTGGGTGCACCGGCGGCCTTTCTCGCCGAGTGGTTGGGCGTCGCCGGCCCGGCCTACGGCATATCCACTGCCTGCACGTCCGGTGCCCGCGCCCTGCTCAGCGCCCAACGCCTGCTCAAGGCCGGACTATGCGACGCCGTGATCTGCGGCGGTGCCGATACCCTGTGCCGCCTGGCGACGAACGGTTTCCACGCGCTGGAAGCCACGGCGGCAGCGCGCTGCCGACCGTTTTCACGCCTGCGAGACGGTATCAACATCGGTGAGGCCGCCGCCGTGTTCCTGATGACGCGCGAGAACGCGCCTGTGGCGTTTCTCGGCGGCGGCGCGAGTTCCGACGCCTACCACATGTCCTCCCCGGAACCGGAAGGTCGCGGTGCCACCGATGCCATGGCACGGGCCCTGTCGTCCGCGGGCCTGGATGCGGGCATGATCGACTACGTGAACCTGCACGGCACCGCCACCGAACACAACGACGCCATGGAAAGCCGCGCCATCGCTGCGACCTTCGGTCGTCCCGTACCGTGCTCCTCGACCAAGGCGCTCACCGGCCATACGCTCGGCGCCGCCGGCGCGCTCGAGGCGGCGTTCTGCTGGCTCGCCCTTACCGATCGTCAGCGGCGCCTGCCGCCACACGTGTGGGATGGTGAAGTCGACCCGTCGCTTCCGCCACTGGCCTTCACCGACCGCGACAGCCGCCTGTCGCCAGGTCGACGTCACCTGATGAGCAACTCCTTCGCGTTCGGCGGCAATAACGCGAGCCTGATCCTGGCGAACGCACCATGA
- a CDS encoding hotdog family protein has protein sequence MTLWPVEQLLTHAGRMILLDRVVEWDAERIVCERVIRKGDAFIEADGLPGWAGIELMAQTIAAWNGCQVLAAGGTIRPGFLLGTRSYRVDADVFAIGARLVIEAVRTFHDDDGMAAFSCRVDTAGVHAEARLTVFSPPDPTPFLDPRNTLDSKGTAP, from the coding sequence ATGACCCTGTGGCCTGTCGAACAATTGCTCACACACGCGGGACGCATGATCCTGCTGGACCGGGTGGTGGAATGGGACGCCGAACGCATCGTCTGCGAGCGCGTCATCCGCAAAGGCGACGCATTCATCGAGGCCGACGGTTTGCCTGGCTGGGCCGGCATCGAGTTGATGGCGCAGACGATCGCCGCCTGGAACGGCTGCCAGGTGCTCGCCGCCGGTGGGACGATCCGCCCCGGCTTCCTGCTGGGCACGCGCAGCTATCGTGTGGACGCCGATGTCTTCGCGATCGGGGCGAGGCTCGTCATCGAAGCCGTGCGAACCTTCCATGACGACGATGGCATGGCCGCCTTCAGCTGTCGCGTCGATACCGCGGGCGTGCACGCCGAGGCGCGCCTGACGGTGTTCAGCCCGCCGGATCCGACCCCCTTTCTCGATCCACGCAACACTCTCGATTCCAAGGGAACCGCGCCATGA